In Cervus elaphus chromosome 5, mCerEla1.1, whole genome shotgun sequence, the following proteins share a genomic window:
- the SELPLG gene encoding P-selectin glycoprotein ligand 1 codes for MSLQLLLLVVLLGPGSSLQLRETSKNESVKAPDPPYPGGDWRDLEDYDPEYDYTAETDPPEMLDSGTEAPKFLPMVATLGQREPAGPTTPESFILEVSTRDSAVLSATGATTKNLSTELVTLVPLTRELVTEIPPKMKDLSTELAAVTEALSTDPTATEALSTDPVATEALSTEPTATEALSTGPAATEALSTDPAATEALSTDPAATEAMSMGPVATEALSMDPIATEALSTDPAATEALSTGPVPTEVLSTEPTVTEALSMESKVIETLSTEPATTAAPFREPTTMLALPTDPTTVQALPTRPATTRGLTTALPVASDTPKGTTVAAGNWFEAFTGNKGQSLFPWSSVAPASPESLPDPGPVKQCLLAILILALLATIFLVCTVVLAIRLSRKSHLYPVRDYSPSEMVCISSLLPEGGEGPAPTPNGDLPKAKDQGRKVGPGGNREGDDLTLRSFLP; via the coding sequence ATGTCTCTGCAACTCCTGCTGTTGGTGGTCCTGCTGGGCCCTGGCAGCAGCCTCCAGCTGCGGGAGACCAGCAAGAACGAATCTGTGAAGGCCCCAGACCCCCCATACCCAGGTGGTGACTGGAGAGACCTGGAAGACTATGATCCAGAATATGACTATACAGCAGAAACAGACCCTCCAGAGATGCTTGACAGTGGCACCGAGGCCCCCAAGTTTCTGCCTATGGTAGCAACGCTGGGGCAGAGAGAGCCTGCAGGGCCTACGACACCTGAGTCATTCATTCTGGAGGTGTCCACAAGGGACTCTGCTGTCCTGAGTGCCACAGGGGCAACCACCAAGAACCTGAGCACAGAACTGGTCACACTGGTCCCTCTGACCAGAGAACTGGTCACTGAAATCCCTCCCAAAATGAAGGATCTATCCACAGAGTTGGCTGCAGTCACAGAGGCCCTGTCCACGGACCCCACGGCCACAGAGGCCCTGTCCACGGACCCTGTGGCCACAGAGGCATTGTCCACAgaacccacagccacagaggcCCTGTCCACGGGTCCCGCGGCCACAGAGGCCCTGTCCACGGACCCTGCGGCCACAGAGGCCCTGTCCACGGACCCTGCGGCCACAGAGGCCATGTCCATGGGCCCTGTGGCCACAGAGGCCCTGTCCATGGATCCCATAGCCACAGAGGCCCTGTCCACAGACCCTGCGGCCACAGAGGCCCTGTCCACGGGTCCTGTGCCCACAGAGGTCCTGTCCACGGAACCTACAGTCACAGAggccctgtccatggaatccaaAGTCATAGAGACTCTGTCCACAGAACCGGCCACCACAGCAGCCCCTTTCAGGGAGCCCACTACCATGCTGGCCCTGCCCACAGATCCAACCACTGTGCAGGCCCTGCCCACGAGACCTGCTACCACGAGGGGCCTAACCACAGCCCTTCCTGTGGCCTCTGATACTCCCAAGGGCACCACTGTGGCAGCTGGCAACTGGTTTGAGGCCTTCACTGGGAACAAAGGTCAGAGCCTTTTCCCCTGGAGCTCTGTGGCCCCGGCCTCCCCAGAGAGCCTGCCAGACCCGGGCCCCGTGAAGCAGTGTCTGCTGGCCATCCTCATCCTGGCCCTGCTGGCCACCATCTTCCTCGTGTGCACCGTGGTGCTGGCCATCCGCCTCTCCCGCAAGAGCCACCTGTACCCCGTACGCGATTACTCCCCCAGTGAGATGGTCTGCATCTCGTCTCTGCTGCCCGAGGGGGGCGAGGGGCCTGCTCCCACGCCCAATGGGGACCTGCCCAAGGCCAAGGACCAGGGCCGGAAGGTGGGGCCGGGGGGCAACCGCGAAGGGGATGACCTCACCCTGCGCAGCTTCCTCCCTTAG